From a single Pseudomonas cremoricolorata genomic region:
- a CDS encoding TonB-dependent receptor, translating to MLRFSFTLSPLAAALCLASMSSQALELQPQVITANPLGSAQLAAPSTVLEGDELLQQQHSSLGETLNKQPGVASTWFGPGASRPVIRGLDGDRIRILRNGVGALDASSLSYDHAVPLDPNSVERIEIVRGPAALLYGGNAIGGVVNTFDNRIPSSPIDGIHGAGELRYGGADTTRSSAGKLEAGDGTFALHLDANSRQFNDLRIPGYAKRSNLRDADDPGRKGRLENSDGRQDGGAIGGSYNWEHGYTGLSYSRYDSNYGSVAEPGVRLDMQQDHYAFTSELRDLAGPFTSLKFDAGYTDYQHREIESGEVHTTFKNKGYEARVEARHQPLGPLEGVIGAHLSRNEFSALGEEAFVPHTNTDSLALFLLEQWQATERLNLSFGSRLEHTRVDPDAKGNATFAAADSTSSFNALSLSSGAVYQLDPVWALAGNLGYTERAPTFYELYADGAHVATGAYEVGDAGLNKEKALSADVALRFDNGTHKGSVGVFYSHFRNYIGLIGSGNLREGHEHDHGDDDHDDDHDHEHGEIPEYLYQGVRARFYGIEAQDRWQLADNQYGQFALELSGDYTRAKNLDSGQPLPRIAPLRLNSGLLWSKDRWQARVDVQHAAAQRRTPENESHTAGYTTLGASVGYRFDIGESQWLAFVRGENLTDQTVRYASSILRDVAPAPGRSVEVGLRTSF from the coding sequence ATGCTCCGTTTTTCGTTCACCCTTTCCCCCCTGGCCGCCGCGCTGTGCCTGGCGTCGATGTCCAGCCAGGCGCTGGAACTGCAACCCCAGGTGATCACCGCCAACCCGCTGGGTAGCGCACAACTGGCCGCGCCCAGCACCGTCCTGGAAGGCGATGAGCTGCTGCAACAGCAGCACTCCAGCCTTGGCGAAACCCTCAACAAGCAACCCGGCGTGGCCTCCACCTGGTTCGGACCCGGTGCCAGCCGCCCGGTGATCCGCGGCCTGGACGGCGACCGCATCCGTATCCTGCGCAATGGCGTCGGCGCGCTGGACGCCTCATCGCTGTCGTATGACCACGCCGTGCCACTGGACCCCAACAGCGTCGAGCGCATCGAAATCGTCCGCGGCCCCGCAGCGCTGCTGTATGGCGGCAACGCCATTGGTGGAGTGGTCAACACCTTCGACAACCGCATCCCCAGCTCACCCATCGACGGCATTCATGGCGCCGGGGAGTTGCGCTACGGCGGCGCCGACACCACCCGCAGCAGCGCCGGCAAGCTGGAAGCCGGTGACGGCACCTTCGCCCTGCACCTCGATGCCAACAGCCGTCAGTTCAACGATCTGCGTATTCCAGGCTATGCCAAGCGCAGCAACCTGCGCGATGCAGATGATCCGGGCCGCAAAGGCCGTCTGGAAAACAGCGACGGACGCCAGGACGGCGGCGCCATCGGCGGCTCGTACAACTGGGAGCACGGCTACACGGGGCTTTCGTACAGCCGCTACGACAGCAACTACGGCTCTGTGGCCGAGCCGGGCGTGCGCCTGGACATGCAGCAAGACCATTACGCCTTCACATCGGAACTGCGCGACTTGGCAGGCCCGTTCACCTCGCTGAAGTTCGACGCCGGCTACACCGACTACCAGCACCGCGAAATCGAAAGTGGCGAGGTGCACACCACCTTCAAGAACAAGGGCTATGAAGCCCGTGTGGAGGCGCGCCACCAGCCGCTGGGGCCGCTGGAAGGAGTCATCGGTGCACATCTATCGCGTAACGAGTTCTCCGCGTTGGGCGAGGAAGCCTTCGTGCCGCACACCAATACCGACAGCCTGGCGCTGTTCCTGCTGGAGCAGTGGCAGGCCACCGAGCGCCTGAACCTGAGCTTCGGCAGCCGCCTGGAACACACCCGCGTCGACCCCGACGCCAAAGGCAACGCCACCTTCGCCGCGGCCGACAGCACCAGCAGCTTCAATGCCCTGAGCCTATCCTCTGGGGCGGTGTACCAGCTTGATCCGGTGTGGGCCCTGGCCGGAAACCTGGGCTATACCGAGCGCGCGCCGACCTTCTACGAGCTGTATGCCGACGGTGCCCATGTGGCTACCGGCGCGTATGAGGTGGGCGATGCAGGCCTGAACAAGGAAAAGGCGCTGTCCGCCGACGTGGCCCTGCGTTTCGACAACGGCACCCACAAGGGCTCGGTGGGTGTGTTCTATAGCCACTTTCGCAATTACATCGGCCTGATCGGCAGCGGCAACCTGCGTGAAGGCCATGAGCATGACCATGGCGATGACGATCACGACGATGACCATGACCACGAGCACGGTGAAATCCCCGAGTACCTGTACCAGGGCGTGCGCGCACGCTTCTACGGCATCGAGGCCCAGGATCGCTGGCAACTGGCCGACAACCAATATGGTCAGTTCGCCCTGGAACTGTCCGGTGACTACACCCGCGCGAAGAACCTCGACAGCGGCCAGCCGCTGCCGCGCATTGCCCCGTTGCGCCTGAACAGCGGGCTGTTGTGGTCGAAGGATCGCTGGCAGGCGCGGGTCGATGTGCAGCACGCCGCCGCGCAGCGGCGCACGCCCGAGAACGAAAGCCACACCGCCGGCTACACCACCTTGGGCGCCAGCGTCGGCTACCGCTTCGACATCGGTGAAAGCCAATGGCTGGCCTTCGTTCGCGGTGAGAACCTCACCGACCAGACCGTGCGCTACGCCAGCTCGATCCTGCGTGACGTCGCACCGGCCCCTGGGCGCAGCGTCGAGGTGGGCCTGCGCACCTCGTTCTGA
- a CDS encoding glucose/quinate/shikimate family membrane-bound PQQ-dependent dehydrogenase, with protein sequence MSTDGAKPGVPWLPRLMGIVLLLMGLALLAGGIYLTQLHGSLYYLIAGAGFALSGGLLLARRRLGLGLYGLVLLGSTVWALLEIGLDWWQLVPRLSLWFALGVVLLLPWARRPLIGSASRANTALLTVAVIASGATAVASQFTHPGEIRGELGRDSSEMASAAPAMPDGEWQAYGRTEYGDRYSPLRQITAQNVGRLEEAWRIRTGDLPSDDDPVELTNQNTPLKVNGMLYACTAHSKLLALNPDTGAEIWRYDPQIKSPTKTFKGFAHMTCRGVSYYDENRYVSRDGSPAPKISEAGKLVAQACPRRLYLPTADARLIAINADTGKVCEGFANQGVVDLTRNIGPFSAGGYYSTSPAAITRDLVIIGGHVTDNESVDEPSGVIRAYDVHDGHLVWNWDSNKPEDTRPLGAGEVYTRNSANMWSIASVDEELGMIYLPLGNQTPDQWGADRTPGAEKYSAGVVALDLATGKPRWNYQFTHHDLWDMDVGSQPTLVHLKTDDGVKPAVIVPTKQGSLYVLDRRDGTPIVPIREIPVPQGAVKGDHTAPTQARSDLNLLGPELTEEAMWGATPFDQMLCRIQFRQLRYEGQYTPPSEQGSLVYPGNVGVFNWGSVSVDPVRQLLFTSPNYMAFVSKMVPREQVAAGSKRMSETSGVQPNTGAPYAVTMHPFLSPIGLPCQAPAWGYVAAIDLFTNKVVWKHKNGTTRDSTPVPIGLPVGVPSMGGSIVTAGGVGFLSGTLDQYLRAYDVNDGKELWKGRLPAGGQATPMTYTGEDGKQYVLVTAGGHGSLGTKMGDYIIAYKLAD encoded by the coding sequence ATGAGCACTGACGGTGCCAAACCCGGCGTCCCCTGGCTGCCCCGCCTGATGGGCATTGTGCTGCTGTTGATGGGCCTGGCGCTGCTGGCTGGCGGCATCTACCTGACCCAGCTGCACGGCTCGCTGTATTACCTGATCGCAGGCGCCGGCTTCGCCCTGTCGGGCGGGTTGCTGCTGGCGCGCCGACGCCTTGGCCTGGGCCTGTACGGCCTGGTGCTGCTGGGCAGCACGGTCTGGGCACTGCTGGAAATCGGTCTGGACTGGTGGCAACTGGTACCGCGCCTGTCGTTGTGGTTCGCCCTGGGCGTGGTGTTACTGCTGCCGTGGGCGCGTCGCCCGCTGATCGGCTCTGCCAGTCGCGCCAACACCGCACTGCTGACCGTTGCGGTGATCGCCTCGGGCGCCACTGCAGTCGCCAGCCAATTCACTCACCCGGGTGAAATCCGCGGCGAACTGGGCCGTGACAGCAGCGAAATGGCCAGTGCCGCCCCGGCCATGCCCGACGGCGAATGGCAGGCCTATGGCCGTACCGAATACGGCGACCGCTACTCGCCGCTGCGCCAGATCACTGCGCAGAACGTCGGCCGCCTCGAAGAAGCCTGGCGCATTCGCACCGGCGACCTGCCGAGCGACGATGACCCGGTCGAGCTGACCAACCAGAACACCCCGCTCAAGGTCAATGGCATGCTCTATGCCTGCACGGCGCACAGCAAGCTGCTGGCCCTGAACCCTGACACCGGTGCAGAGATCTGGCGTTACGATCCGCAGATCAAGAGCCCGACCAAGACCTTCAAAGGCTTCGCCCACATGACCTGCCGTGGCGTTTCGTACTATGACGAAAACCGCTACGTCAGCCGCGACGGCAGTCCCGCACCGAAGATCAGCGAAGCCGGCAAACTGGTCGCCCAGGCCTGCCCACGTCGCCTCTACCTGCCGACAGCCGATGCCCGTCTGATCGCCATCAACGCCGACACCGGCAAAGTCTGCGAAGGCTTCGCCAACCAGGGCGTGGTTGATCTGACCCGCAACATCGGCCCGTTCTCGGCTGGCGGCTACTACTCCACCTCGCCCGCCGCCATCACTCGCGACCTGGTGATCATCGGCGGTCACGTCACCGACAACGAGTCGGTCGACGAGCCATCCGGGGTGATCCGTGCCTACGACGTACACGACGGCCACCTGGTGTGGAACTGGGACAGCAACAAGCCCGAAGACACCCGTCCGCTGGGCGCCGGTGAGGTCTACACGCGCAACTCGGCGAACATGTGGTCGATCGCCAGCGTCGATGAAGAACTGGGCATGATCTACCTGCCGCTGGGCAACCAGACCCCCGACCAGTGGGGCGCCGACCGTACCCCAGGCGCGGAGAAGTACAGCGCTGGCGTGGTCGCCCTGGACCTGGCCACCGGCAAGCCACGCTGGAACTACCAGTTCACCCACCACGACCTGTGGGACATGGACGTTGGCAGCCAGCCGACCCTGGTGCACCTGAAGACCGACGACGGCGTCAAGCCTGCGGTCATCGTGCCGACCAAACAGGGCAGCCTGTACGTGCTGGACCGCCGCGACGGTACGCCGATCGTGCCGATCCGCGAAATTCCGGTGCCGCAAGGCGCAGTGAAGGGTGACCACACTGCACCGACCCAGGCCCGCTCCGACCTCAACCTGCTCGGCCCTGAGCTGACCGAAGAGGCCATGTGGGGCGCCACCCCGTTCGACCAGATGCTCTGCCGCATCCAGTTCCGCCAGCTGCGCTACGAAGGTCAGTACACCCCGCCGTCGGAGCAGGGTTCGCTGGTATACCCAGGCAACGTCGGGGTATTCAACTGGGGCAGCGTGTCGGTCGATCCGGTGCGCCAGTTGCTGTTCACCTCGCCCAACTACATGGCCTTCGTGTCGAAGATGGTGCCCCGTGAGCAGGTCGCTGCCGGCAGCAAGCGGATGAGCGAAACCAGCGGCGTGCAGCCCAACACCGGCGCGCCCTATGCCGTGACCATGCACCCGTTCCTCTCGCCCATCGGCCTGCCATGCCAGGCGCCGGCCTGGGGTTATGTGGCGGCCATCGACCTGTTCACCAACAAGGTGGTGTGGAAGCACAAGAACGGCACCACCCGTGACAGCACCCCGGTGCCGATCGGTCTGCCGGTCGGCGTGCCGAGCATGGGCGGCTCGATCGTCACCGCAGGCGGCGTTGGTTTCCTCAGCGGCACCCTCGACCAGTACCTGCGCGCCTACGACGTCAACGACGGCAAGGAGCTGTGGAAAGGCCGCCTGCCGGCAGGTGGTCAGGCCACGCCGATGACCTATACCGGTGAAGACGGCAAGCAATATGTGCTGGTGACCGCCGGTGGCCATGGCTCGCTGGGCACCAAGATGGGTGACTACATCATCGCCTACAAGCTGGCTGACTGA
- a CDS encoding carbohydrate porin, with translation MLAALTPSAAAHDAFDSQSPWMLGDWNGSRSQLLEKGYDFTLGYTGEVGANLQGGYDHDRSARYSDQFTLGSHFDLAKIAGWADTDAQLTITERSGRNISNDRINDPRVGGFTSAQEVWGRGQTWRLTQMWVRQKYFEGALDVKVGRFGEGEDFNSFPCDFQNLAFCGSQVGNWVGGIWYNWPVSQWALRVKYHLTPELFVQVGAFEQNPSNLETGNGFKLSGSGTQGALIPVELVWKPKVNGLEGEYRAGYYYSNARAQDVLDDSHGQPAASSGNAYRSRASKHGVWLGVQQQVSAKASDASRGLSLFANATAHDKKTNVIDHYLQAGLVYRGPFDARPKDDLGFAVAQVHVNPAFRKNARLANEAAGLNDYADPAFLPVQDTEYSAELNYGVHVANWLTVRPNLQYIRHPGGVSQVDDALVAGVKIQSSF, from the coding sequence ATGCTCGCAGCCCTGACGCCCAGTGCCGCAGCGCACGATGCGTTCGATAGCCAATCGCCATGGATGCTCGGTGACTGGAACGGCAGCCGTAGCCAGTTACTCGAAAAAGGCTACGACTTCACCCTCGGCTACACCGGTGAAGTCGGCGCCAACCTGCAGGGTGGCTACGACCACGACCGCAGCGCCCGCTACAGCGATCAGTTCACCCTGGGCAGCCATTTCGATCTGGCCAAAATCGCTGGCTGGGCCGACACCGATGCCCAGTTGACCATCACCGAGCGCAGCGGCCGCAATATCAGCAACGACCGCATCAACGACCCGCGGGTCGGCGGCTTCACCTCGGCCCAGGAAGTCTGGGGCCGCGGGCAGACCTGGCGGCTGACGCAGATGTGGGTTCGACAGAAGTATTTCGAGGGCGCGCTGGACGTGAAAGTCGGCCGCTTCGGCGAGGGCGAGGACTTCAACAGCTTCCCCTGCGACTTCCAGAACCTGGCCTTCTGCGGCTCGCAGGTGGGCAACTGGGTCGGCGGCATCTGGTACAACTGGCCGGTGAGCCAGTGGGCGTTGCGGGTCAAGTACCACCTCACGCCGGAGCTGTTCGTGCAGGTCGGCGCGTTCGAGCAGAACCCCTCGAACTTGGAAACCGGCAATGGCTTCAAGCTCAGCGGCAGCGGCACGCAAGGTGCGCTGATCCCCGTCGAACTGGTGTGGAAGCCCAAGGTCAATGGCCTTGAGGGCGAGTACCGCGCCGGCTACTACTATAGTAACGCCAGGGCGCAAGACGTCCTCGACGACAGCCATGGACAGCCAGCCGCCAGCAGCGGCAACGCCTACCGCAGCCGTGCCAGCAAGCACGGTGTGTGGCTTGGCGTGCAGCAGCAGGTAAGCGCGAAGGCCTCCGATGCCTCGCGCGGCCTGAGCCTGTTCGCCAATGCCACCGCTCACGACAAGAAGACCAACGTGATCGACCACTACCTGCAGGCGGGCCTGGTGTACCGCGGCCCGTTCGACGCAAGGCCCAAGGACGACCTCGGCTTCGCCGTGGCCCAGGTGCACGTCAACCCGGCGTTTCGCAAGAATGCGCGTCTGGCCAACGAGGCTGCGGGGCTCAATGACTACGCCGACCCGGCGTTCCTGCCAGTTCAGGACACCGAATACAGCGCTGAACTCAACTATGGCGTGCACGTGGCCAACTGGCTCACCGTGCGTCCCAACCTGCAGTACATCCGCCATCCAGGTGGGGTTAGCCAGGTCGACGACGCGCTGGTGGCCGGCGTGAAGATTCAGAGCAGCTTTTGA